One stretch of Caloenas nicobarica isolate bCalNic1 chromosome 4, bCalNic1.hap1, whole genome shotgun sequence DNA includes these proteins:
- the BMP2K gene encoding BMP-2-inducible protein kinase isoform X2 yields the protein MKKFSRMPKSEGSGGGGSACVGSGGGGSGVVLGKVFAVGRYQVTPEELLAEGGFSTVFLVRTHGGIRCALKRMYVNNVPDLNVCKREITIMKELSGHKNIVSYLDCTVNSVSDNVWEVLILMEYCRAGQVVNQMNQRLQTGFTESEVMRIFCDTCEAVARLHQCKTPIVHRDLKVENILLNDSGNYVLCDFGSATNKYLNPQKDGVHVVEEEIKKYTTLSYRAPEMINLYEGKPITTKADIWALGCLLYKLCFFSLPFGESQVAICDGSFTVPDNSRYSHSIHCLIRYMLEPDQEQRPDIFQVSYVAFKLARKDCPVSNMNNSPVPSTLPEPMTASEAAARRSQIKARITDTVGPTETSIAPRQRPKANSSTATSSVLTIQSSATPVKTQILAEFCNRGQKGTTRPGNEQEILQSPGTNQHHPQQNRVLQQLQQGDWRLQQLHHLPHQQQQPTIQDTYIQQYQQAMHQQMVQQQLVMQSMYQQQPSQYSAMQYQQALLQQQMLAQQQQQLQQVWSPEYIASPQDFSPALISYPGSLPVHAGTVADSPYPANRSGIPDAEAVTTYSKQNINNPPDMSGWNPFGEDNFSKLTEEELLDREFDLLRSSSPGKQVDNSASNQGNNLGTPTKVGKLSHGRKTAEVEVTKSGDESESDFESDPPSPKSSEEEEQEDEEVLQGANGDFNDDNDTEPENLGHRPLLMDSEEEVEEEEEEKQSSDSDSGRTKQKSVEGLPSSRFRGGIASGEIKEPSLMHTPLSELPSTVIKVSPGQEFDVFGAVPFFTPQPQAKEKRDIDVFAQTAFHSLNQEQDDFDVFTKAPFSKKVSQQDDQVAETKTLLSPTSPQSVDIFGCTPFQPSLLPRTSGSKEDLFGLVPFEEVTGNHQQQKVKQQRNLQKLSSRQRRMKQEVSKNNGKRHHGTPTTTKKALKPSYRTPERARRHKKAGRRDSQSSNEFLTISDSKENISISLTDSKDRSNPLQTDESLLDPFGAKPFHPPDLMRHPQHQGFGDNRGDHGTVVAAGRPRQSSLHAAVHGGDGLKTDDFGAVPFTELVVQSTQSQQQQALELDPFGAAPFPSKP from the exons GTGGCTTCTCAACTGTATTTCTGGTACGTACCCATGGTGGGATACGTTGTGCACTGAAACGAATGTATGTTAATAATGTGCCGGATCTCAACGTGTGCAAGAGAGAAATTACAATTATG aaagagTTATCTGGGCACAAGAATATTGTGAGCTATTTGGATTGCACTGTTAACTCTGTCAGTGATAATGTTTGGGAGGTGCTCATTCTCATGGAGTACTGTCGAG CTGGGCAAGTTGTGAATCAGATGAATCAGCGTCTGCAGACAGGCTTTACTGAATCAGAAGTAATGAGAATATTTTGTGATACCTGTGAAGCTGTTGCTCGGTTGCATCAGTGCAAAACGCCTATAGTTCACCGGGACCTAAAG GTGGAGAATATATTGTTAAATGATAGCGGCAACTATGTTCTCTGTGATTTCGGCAGTGCCACAAACAAATATCTTAATCCCCAAAAAGATGGTGTTCATGTGgttgaagaagaaattaaaaa GTATACAACACTATCGTACAGAGCTCCCGAAATGATCAATCTTTATGAAGGAAAACCAATTACTACCAAGGCAGATATCTGG GCACTCGGCTGCTTGCTGTAtaagctttgtttcttttcgCTTCCCTTTGGAGAAAGTCAAGTTGCTATTTGTGATGGAAGTTTTACCGTTCCGGACAATTCCCGATACTCTCATAGTATACACTGTTTGATAA GATATATGCTTGAACCAGATCAGGAACAGAGACCTGATATCTTTCAAGTGTCTTATGTTGCCTTTAAACTTGCCAGAAAGGACTGTCCAGTGTCTAATATGAAT aATTCTCCTGTCCCTTCAACTCTTCCTGAGCCCATGACAGCTAGTGAGGCAGCTGCTAGAAGAAGCCAAATAAAAGCAAG AATAACAGATACTGTTGGACCAACAGAAACCTCAATTGCACCGCGACAAAGACCAAAGGCCAATTCAAGCACTGCCACTTCTAGCGTGCTGACCATACAGAGCTCGGCAACTCCAGTTAAAACACAAATTCTTGCTGAATTTTGTAATCGTGGGCAAAAAG GAACCACACGACCAGGGAATGAACAAGAAATATTACAGTCCCCAGGAACCAACCAACATCACCCACAGCAGAACCGAGTTCTCCAGCAACTGCAGCAAGGGGACTGGAGACTACAGCAGTTACACCATCTGcctcaccagcagcagcagcctacGATTCAGGATACTTACATTCAGCAG TATCAACAAGCGATGCACCAGCAAATGGTCCAACAACAGCTGGTGATGCAGTCCATGTACCAGCAACAACCTTCACAGTATTCTGCTATG CAATATCAGCAGGCTCTCCTACAGCAGCAGATGCTTgctcagcagcaacagcagttGCAACAGGTGTGGTCTCCTGAATATATCGCTTCTCCGCAAGACTTCTCACCAGCCTTGATCTCCTACCCTGGGTCGCTTCCAGTGCATGCTGGAACAGTGGCAGATTCTCCCTACCCTGCAAACAG GTCAGGTATTCCTGATGCTGAGGCAGTCACCACTTACTCAAAGCAGAACATCAATAACCCACCTGATATGTCAGGCTGGAACCCATTTGGAGAGGACAATTTTTCCAAGTTGAcagaggaggagctgctggacaGAGAATTTGACCTGCTAAGATCAA GTTCCCCTGGAAAACAAGTGGATAACTCAGCCAGCAATCAAGGAAATAACTTAGGGACCCCAACCAAGGTTGGAAAACTGAGCCATGGGAGGAAAACTGCAGAGGTAGAAGTGACAAAAAGTGGCGATGAGTCAGAGAGTGATTTTGAATCTGATCCTCCTTCTCCCAAGAGCAGTGAGGAAGAAGAACAGGAGGATGAAGAAGTCTTGCAAGGAGCGAATGGAGACTTCAATGATGACAATGATACAGAACCAGAGAATTTAGGCCACCGGCCTCTCCTCATGGACTCTGAGGAAGAGgtagaggaagaggaggaagagaagcaaagtTCTGACTCTGATTCTGGTCGTACCAAGCAAAAATCTGTGGAAGGACTCCCGAGCAGTAGGTTCCGAGGTGGCATTGCCAGTGGTGAAATCAAAGAACCCAGTTTAATGCACACACCCTTGTCTGAGCTGCCAAGCACTGTAATCAAGGTGAGCCCTGGCCAAGAATTTGATGTGTTTGGGGCAGTGCCCTTTTTCACTCCTCAGCCTCAGGCAAAAGAGAAGAGGGACATAGATGTCTTTGCTCAGACTGCTTTTCACAGCCTAAACCAAGAGCAAGATGACTTTGATGTTTTCACAAAAGCCCCCTTCAGCAAAAAGGTGTCTCAGCAAGATGACCAGGTGGCAGAAACTAAGACTCTGCTCTCCCCCACCTCTCCACAGAGTGTCGATATTTTCGGCTGTACCCCAtttcagccttcccttctccccaggaCTAGTGGGAGTAAAGAGGACCTATTTGGGCTGGTTCCTTTTGAAGAGGTCACAGGAAATCATCAGCAGCAGAAGGTGAAGCAGCAGCGTAACCTGCAGAAACTTTCTTCCCGCCAAAGGCGCATGAAACAGGAGGTCTCAAAGAACAATGGGAAGCGCCACCACGGCACCCCAACCACCACAAAGAAGGCATTGAAGCCAAGCTACCGCACCCCTGAGAGAGCCCGCAGGCACAAGAAAGCAGGCCGCAGGGACTCACAGAGCAGCAATGAGTTCCTGACTATCTCGGACTCCAAAGAGAACATAAGCATTTCATTGACTGACAGCAAAGATCGGAGCAACCCTCTGCAGACTGATGAGAGTCTGCTGGATCCTTTTGGAGCCAAACCCTTCCACCCGCCAGACTTGATGCGGCATCCTCAGCATCAAGGTTTTGGTGACAACCGTGGAGATCATGGCACTGTAGTAGCAGCTGGTAGacccaggcagagctccttgCATGCAGCTGTTCACGGTGGTGATGGGCTGAAAACAGATGACTTTGGTGCAGTACCCTTCACAGAACTGGTTGTGCAGAGCACGCAGAGCCAGCAGCAACAGGCACTAGAGTTAGATCCCTTCGGAGCAGCTCCATTTCCTTCCAAACCATAA
- the BMP2K gene encoding BMP-2-inducible protein kinase isoform X3 gives MYVNNVPDLNVCKREITIMKELSGHKNIVSYLDCTVNSVSDNVWEVLILMEYCRAGQVVNQMNQRLQTGFTESEVMRIFCDTCEAVARLHQCKTPIVHRDLKVENILLNDSGNYVLCDFGSATNKYLNPQKDGVHVVEEEIKKYTTLSYRAPEMINLYEGKPITTKADIWALGCLLYKLCFFSLPFGESQVAICDGSFTVPDNSRYSHSIHCLIRYMLEPDQEQRPDIFQVSYVAFKLARKDCPVSNMNNSPVPSTLPEPMTASEAAARRSQIKARITDTVGPTETSIAPRQRPKANSSTATSSVLTIQSSATPVKTQILAEFCNRGQKGTTRPGNEQEILQSPGTNQHHPQQNRVLQQLQQGDWRLQQLHHLPHQQQQPTIQDTYIQQYQQAMHQQMVQQQLVMQSMYQQQPSQYSAMQYQQALLQQQMLAQQQQQLQQVWSPEYIASPQDFSPALISYPGSLPVHAGTVADSPYPANRSGIPDAEAVTTYSKQNINNPPDMSGWNPFGEDNFSKLTEEELLDREFDLLRSSRLVDRRASSDKNVESHTAPQKNTPEDPFASVPFISHPGSPGKQVDNSASNQGNNLGTPTKVGKLSHGRKTAEVEVTKSGDESESDFESDPPSPKSSEEEEQEDEEVLQGANGDFNDDNDTEPENLGHRPLLMDSEEEVEEEEEEKQSSDSDSGRTKQKSVEGLPSSRFRGGIASGEIKEPSLMHTPLSELPSTVIKVSPGQEFDVFGAVPFFTPQPQAKEKRDIDVFAQTAFHSLNQEQDDFDVFTKAPFSKKVSQQDDQVAETKTLLSPTSPQSVDIFGCTPFQPSLLPRTSGSKEDLFGLVPFEEVTGNHQQQKVKQQRNLQKLSSRQRRMKQEVSKNNGKRHHGTPTTTKKALKPSYRTPERARRHKKAGRRDSQSSNEFLTISDSKENISISLTDSKDRSNPLQTDESLLDPFGAKPFHPPDLMRHPQHQGFGDNRGDHGTVVAAGRPRQSSLHAAVHGGDGLKTDDFGAVPFTELVVQSTQSQQQQALELDPFGAAPFPSKP, from the exons ATGTATGTTAATAATGTGCCGGATCTCAACGTGTGCAAGAGAGAAATTACAATTATG aaagagTTATCTGGGCACAAGAATATTGTGAGCTATTTGGATTGCACTGTTAACTCTGTCAGTGATAATGTTTGGGAGGTGCTCATTCTCATGGAGTACTGTCGAG CTGGGCAAGTTGTGAATCAGATGAATCAGCGTCTGCAGACAGGCTTTACTGAATCAGAAGTAATGAGAATATTTTGTGATACCTGTGAAGCTGTTGCTCGGTTGCATCAGTGCAAAACGCCTATAGTTCACCGGGACCTAAAG GTGGAGAATATATTGTTAAATGATAGCGGCAACTATGTTCTCTGTGATTTCGGCAGTGCCACAAACAAATATCTTAATCCCCAAAAAGATGGTGTTCATGTGgttgaagaagaaattaaaaa GTATACAACACTATCGTACAGAGCTCCCGAAATGATCAATCTTTATGAAGGAAAACCAATTACTACCAAGGCAGATATCTGG GCACTCGGCTGCTTGCTGTAtaagctttgtttcttttcgCTTCCCTTTGGAGAAAGTCAAGTTGCTATTTGTGATGGAAGTTTTACCGTTCCGGACAATTCCCGATACTCTCATAGTATACACTGTTTGATAA GATATATGCTTGAACCAGATCAGGAACAGAGACCTGATATCTTTCAAGTGTCTTATGTTGCCTTTAAACTTGCCAGAAAGGACTGTCCAGTGTCTAATATGAAT aATTCTCCTGTCCCTTCAACTCTTCCTGAGCCCATGACAGCTAGTGAGGCAGCTGCTAGAAGAAGCCAAATAAAAGCAAG AATAACAGATACTGTTGGACCAACAGAAACCTCAATTGCACCGCGACAAAGACCAAAGGCCAATTCAAGCACTGCCACTTCTAGCGTGCTGACCATACAGAGCTCGGCAACTCCAGTTAAAACACAAATTCTTGCTGAATTTTGTAATCGTGGGCAAAAAG GAACCACACGACCAGGGAATGAACAAGAAATATTACAGTCCCCAGGAACCAACCAACATCACCCACAGCAGAACCGAGTTCTCCAGCAACTGCAGCAAGGGGACTGGAGACTACAGCAGTTACACCATCTGcctcaccagcagcagcagcctacGATTCAGGATACTTACATTCAGCAG TATCAACAAGCGATGCACCAGCAAATGGTCCAACAACAGCTGGTGATGCAGTCCATGTACCAGCAACAACCTTCACAGTATTCTGCTATG CAATATCAGCAGGCTCTCCTACAGCAGCAGATGCTTgctcagcagcaacagcagttGCAACAGGTGTGGTCTCCTGAATATATCGCTTCTCCGCAAGACTTCTCACCAGCCTTGATCTCCTACCCTGGGTCGCTTCCAGTGCATGCTGGAACAGTGGCAGATTCTCCCTACCCTGCAAACAG GTCAGGTATTCCTGATGCTGAGGCAGTCACCACTTACTCAAAGCAGAACATCAATAACCCACCTGATATGTCAGGCTGGAACCCATTTGGAGAGGACAATTTTTCCAAGTTGAcagaggaggagctgctggacaGAGAATTTGACCTGCTAAGATCAA gcaggctggtggacaggagagcaTCTTCAGATAAGAATGTGGAGTCACACACTGCTCCACAGAAAAACACTCCTGAAGATCCCTTTGCTTCAgttcctttcatttctcaccCAG GTTCCCCTGGAAAACAAGTGGATAACTCAGCCAGCAATCAAGGAAATAACTTAGGGACCCCAACCAAGGTTGGAAAACTGAGCCATGGGAGGAAAACTGCAGAGGTAGAAGTGACAAAAAGTGGCGATGAGTCAGAGAGTGATTTTGAATCTGATCCTCCTTCTCCCAAGAGCAGTGAGGAAGAAGAACAGGAGGATGAAGAAGTCTTGCAAGGAGCGAATGGAGACTTCAATGATGACAATGATACAGAACCAGAGAATTTAGGCCACCGGCCTCTCCTCATGGACTCTGAGGAAGAGgtagaggaagaggaggaagagaagcaaagtTCTGACTCTGATTCTGGTCGTACCAAGCAAAAATCTGTGGAAGGACTCCCGAGCAGTAGGTTCCGAGGTGGCATTGCCAGTGGTGAAATCAAAGAACCCAGTTTAATGCACACACCCTTGTCTGAGCTGCCAAGCACTGTAATCAAGGTGAGCCCTGGCCAAGAATTTGATGTGTTTGGGGCAGTGCCCTTTTTCACTCCTCAGCCTCAGGCAAAAGAGAAGAGGGACATAGATGTCTTTGCTCAGACTGCTTTTCACAGCCTAAACCAAGAGCAAGATGACTTTGATGTTTTCACAAAAGCCCCCTTCAGCAAAAAGGTGTCTCAGCAAGATGACCAGGTGGCAGAAACTAAGACTCTGCTCTCCCCCACCTCTCCACAGAGTGTCGATATTTTCGGCTGTACCCCAtttcagccttcccttctccccaggaCTAGTGGGAGTAAAGAGGACCTATTTGGGCTGGTTCCTTTTGAAGAGGTCACAGGAAATCATCAGCAGCAGAAGGTGAAGCAGCAGCGTAACCTGCAGAAACTTTCTTCCCGCCAAAGGCGCATGAAACAGGAGGTCTCAAAGAACAATGGGAAGCGCCACCACGGCACCCCAACCACCACAAAGAAGGCATTGAAGCCAAGCTACCGCACCCCTGAGAGAGCCCGCAGGCACAAGAAAGCAGGCCGCAGGGACTCACAGAGCAGCAATGAGTTCCTGACTATCTCGGACTCCAAAGAGAACATAAGCATTTCATTGACTGACAGCAAAGATCGGAGCAACCCTCTGCAGACTGATGAGAGTCTGCTGGATCCTTTTGGAGCCAAACCCTTCCACCCGCCAGACTTGATGCGGCATCCTCAGCATCAAGGTTTTGGTGACAACCGTGGAGATCATGGCACTGTAGTAGCAGCTGGTAGacccaggcagagctccttgCATGCAGCTGTTCACGGTGGTGATGGGCTGAAAACAGATGACTTTGGTGCAGTACCCTTCACAGAACTGGTTGTGCAGAGCACGCAGAGCCAGCAGCAACAGGCACTAGAGTTAGATCCCTTCGGAGCAGCTCCATTTCCTTCCAAACCATAA
- the BMP2K gene encoding BMP-2-inducible protein kinase isoform X1, whose translation MKKFSRMPKSEGSGGGGSACVGSGGGGSGVVLGKVFAVGRYQVTPEELLAEGGFSTVFLVRTHGGIRCALKRMYVNNVPDLNVCKREITIMKELSGHKNIVSYLDCTVNSVSDNVWEVLILMEYCRAGQVVNQMNQRLQTGFTESEVMRIFCDTCEAVARLHQCKTPIVHRDLKVENILLNDSGNYVLCDFGSATNKYLNPQKDGVHVVEEEIKKYTTLSYRAPEMINLYEGKPITTKADIWALGCLLYKLCFFSLPFGESQVAICDGSFTVPDNSRYSHSIHCLIRYMLEPDQEQRPDIFQVSYVAFKLARKDCPVSNMNNSPVPSTLPEPMTASEAAARRSQIKARITDTVGPTETSIAPRQRPKANSSTATSSVLTIQSSATPVKTQILAEFCNRGQKGTTRPGNEQEILQSPGTNQHHPQQNRVLQQLQQGDWRLQQLHHLPHQQQQPTIQDTYIQQYQQAMHQQMVQQQLVMQSMYQQQPSQYSAMQYQQALLQQQMLAQQQQQLQQVWSPEYIASPQDFSPALISYPGSLPVHAGTVADSPYPANRSGIPDAEAVTTYSKQNINNPPDMSGWNPFGEDNFSKLTEEELLDREFDLLRSSRLVDRRASSDKNVESHTAPQKNTPEDPFASVPFISHPGSPGKQVDNSASNQGNNLGTPTKVGKLSHGRKTAEVEVTKSGDESESDFESDPPSPKSSEEEEQEDEEVLQGANGDFNDDNDTEPENLGHRPLLMDSEEEVEEEEEEKQSSDSDSGRTKQKSVEGLPSSRFRGGIASGEIKEPSLMHTPLSELPSTVIKVSPGQEFDVFGAVPFFTPQPQAKEKRDIDVFAQTAFHSLNQEQDDFDVFTKAPFSKKVSQQDDQVAETKTLLSPTSPQSVDIFGCTPFQPSLLPRTSGSKEDLFGLVPFEEVTGNHQQQKVKQQRNLQKLSSRQRRMKQEVSKNNGKRHHGTPTTTKKALKPSYRTPERARRHKKAGRRDSQSSNEFLTISDSKENISISLTDSKDRSNPLQTDESLLDPFGAKPFHPPDLMRHPQHQGFGDNRGDHGTVVAAGRPRQSSLHAAVHGGDGLKTDDFGAVPFTELVVQSTQSQQQQALELDPFGAAPFPSKP comes from the exons GTGGCTTCTCAACTGTATTTCTGGTACGTACCCATGGTGGGATACGTTGTGCACTGAAACGAATGTATGTTAATAATGTGCCGGATCTCAACGTGTGCAAGAGAGAAATTACAATTATG aaagagTTATCTGGGCACAAGAATATTGTGAGCTATTTGGATTGCACTGTTAACTCTGTCAGTGATAATGTTTGGGAGGTGCTCATTCTCATGGAGTACTGTCGAG CTGGGCAAGTTGTGAATCAGATGAATCAGCGTCTGCAGACAGGCTTTACTGAATCAGAAGTAATGAGAATATTTTGTGATACCTGTGAAGCTGTTGCTCGGTTGCATCAGTGCAAAACGCCTATAGTTCACCGGGACCTAAAG GTGGAGAATATATTGTTAAATGATAGCGGCAACTATGTTCTCTGTGATTTCGGCAGTGCCACAAACAAATATCTTAATCCCCAAAAAGATGGTGTTCATGTGgttgaagaagaaattaaaaa GTATACAACACTATCGTACAGAGCTCCCGAAATGATCAATCTTTATGAAGGAAAACCAATTACTACCAAGGCAGATATCTGG GCACTCGGCTGCTTGCTGTAtaagctttgtttcttttcgCTTCCCTTTGGAGAAAGTCAAGTTGCTATTTGTGATGGAAGTTTTACCGTTCCGGACAATTCCCGATACTCTCATAGTATACACTGTTTGATAA GATATATGCTTGAACCAGATCAGGAACAGAGACCTGATATCTTTCAAGTGTCTTATGTTGCCTTTAAACTTGCCAGAAAGGACTGTCCAGTGTCTAATATGAAT aATTCTCCTGTCCCTTCAACTCTTCCTGAGCCCATGACAGCTAGTGAGGCAGCTGCTAGAAGAAGCCAAATAAAAGCAAG AATAACAGATACTGTTGGACCAACAGAAACCTCAATTGCACCGCGACAAAGACCAAAGGCCAATTCAAGCACTGCCACTTCTAGCGTGCTGACCATACAGAGCTCGGCAACTCCAGTTAAAACACAAATTCTTGCTGAATTTTGTAATCGTGGGCAAAAAG GAACCACACGACCAGGGAATGAACAAGAAATATTACAGTCCCCAGGAACCAACCAACATCACCCACAGCAGAACCGAGTTCTCCAGCAACTGCAGCAAGGGGACTGGAGACTACAGCAGTTACACCATCTGcctcaccagcagcagcagcctacGATTCAGGATACTTACATTCAGCAG TATCAACAAGCGATGCACCAGCAAATGGTCCAACAACAGCTGGTGATGCAGTCCATGTACCAGCAACAACCTTCACAGTATTCTGCTATG CAATATCAGCAGGCTCTCCTACAGCAGCAGATGCTTgctcagcagcaacagcagttGCAACAGGTGTGGTCTCCTGAATATATCGCTTCTCCGCAAGACTTCTCACCAGCCTTGATCTCCTACCCTGGGTCGCTTCCAGTGCATGCTGGAACAGTGGCAGATTCTCCCTACCCTGCAAACAG GTCAGGTATTCCTGATGCTGAGGCAGTCACCACTTACTCAAAGCAGAACATCAATAACCCACCTGATATGTCAGGCTGGAACCCATTTGGAGAGGACAATTTTTCCAAGTTGAcagaggaggagctgctggacaGAGAATTTGACCTGCTAAGATCAA gcaggctggtggacaggagagcaTCTTCAGATAAGAATGTGGAGTCACACACTGCTCCACAGAAAAACACTCCTGAAGATCCCTTTGCTTCAgttcctttcatttctcaccCAG GTTCCCCTGGAAAACAAGTGGATAACTCAGCCAGCAATCAAGGAAATAACTTAGGGACCCCAACCAAGGTTGGAAAACTGAGCCATGGGAGGAAAACTGCAGAGGTAGAAGTGACAAAAAGTGGCGATGAGTCAGAGAGTGATTTTGAATCTGATCCTCCTTCTCCCAAGAGCAGTGAGGAAGAAGAACAGGAGGATGAAGAAGTCTTGCAAGGAGCGAATGGAGACTTCAATGATGACAATGATACAGAACCAGAGAATTTAGGCCACCGGCCTCTCCTCATGGACTCTGAGGAAGAGgtagaggaagaggaggaagagaagcaaagtTCTGACTCTGATTCTGGTCGTACCAAGCAAAAATCTGTGGAAGGACTCCCGAGCAGTAGGTTCCGAGGTGGCATTGCCAGTGGTGAAATCAAAGAACCCAGTTTAATGCACACACCCTTGTCTGAGCTGCCAAGCACTGTAATCAAGGTGAGCCCTGGCCAAGAATTTGATGTGTTTGGGGCAGTGCCCTTTTTCACTCCTCAGCCTCAGGCAAAAGAGAAGAGGGACATAGATGTCTTTGCTCAGACTGCTTTTCACAGCCTAAACCAAGAGCAAGATGACTTTGATGTTTTCACAAAAGCCCCCTTCAGCAAAAAGGTGTCTCAGCAAGATGACCAGGTGGCAGAAACTAAGACTCTGCTCTCCCCCACCTCTCCACAGAGTGTCGATATTTTCGGCTGTACCCCAtttcagccttcccttctccccaggaCTAGTGGGAGTAAAGAGGACCTATTTGGGCTGGTTCCTTTTGAAGAGGTCACAGGAAATCATCAGCAGCAGAAGGTGAAGCAGCAGCGTAACCTGCAGAAACTTTCTTCCCGCCAAAGGCGCATGAAACAGGAGGTCTCAAAGAACAATGGGAAGCGCCACCACGGCACCCCAACCACCACAAAGAAGGCATTGAAGCCAAGCTACCGCACCCCTGAGAGAGCCCGCAGGCACAAGAAAGCAGGCCGCAGGGACTCACAGAGCAGCAATGAGTTCCTGACTATCTCGGACTCCAAAGAGAACATAAGCATTTCATTGACTGACAGCAAAGATCGGAGCAACCCTCTGCAGACTGATGAGAGTCTGCTGGATCCTTTTGGAGCCAAACCCTTCCACCCGCCAGACTTGATGCGGCATCCTCAGCATCAAGGTTTTGGTGACAACCGTGGAGATCATGGCACTGTAGTAGCAGCTGGTAGacccaggcagagctccttgCATGCAGCTGTTCACGGTGGTGATGGGCTGAAAACAGATGACTTTGGTGCAGTACCCTTCACAGAACTGGTTGTGCAGAGCACGCAGAGCCAGCAGCAACAGGCACTAGAGTTAGATCCCTTCGGAGCAGCTCCATTTCCTTCCAAACCATAA